Proteins encoded together in one Orcinus orca chromosome 13, mOrcOrc1.1, whole genome shotgun sequence window:
- the LOC117203972 gene encoding uncharacterized protein LOC117203972, with protein MESFLLDDIGSMIQNKAIERIISPMTVQLCHLIISVERKDMDNEVFASLEKMAEELAQASEDFVQIAQRLAGDSEEVWLQEEMGVAAESLILSSRNITLVAQKLHLQPECQSHQEELVTTAQHILVDTTKVTSSSLLLLLLSLRFSLVFWRTFICKMGVKQLPLLSLRLQKRVGIFQLLFPRLPKQVLLLEDAATARKMVRAAGWCLTCLDALEAAGDAASLRGPFADLAVALQSLGGLTACGSEERLGRASRLLRGCVPVLLVAARGHLRRPRDPRLAASRRHVFALARKTLGELLGRLEPGAAPTARAPHGALPRSLRQLRELLAAPGPERLRGGLDAPLAAVVWHCMRLAACSPPPERLRLVARCRRLLELRSAGVRRLDPIDGPPGTGGNSQEPGEECAALWAATEDLSQGVRTGLLRQILDTFTDTQSPLQRLVRAALATPSVSSRCDGEALSESLQLLLAAFHDQANRMLRVAHLVLVCCPRQQTGEDMEATMAGLWGLVVRVRQLFSQGPQGSGLDWSPAALQALLREWARASEGLLACFDDVLDIPEFLSVSIQEMTKHLDFFTWALRCGDSREFAPLVAYLQGRGTHIVQVMSRYVDQDRDPIFRNGLRVLIQQLEQSSRVLGEAGEHCSGGHGSRDTDALLTLAKHVISSAQSIREGLDGTNHPDILSPLRDRVQRLDMAERQPYFILSSLQDCTAPALKHQREPGLRKSDKGTSYPPRDHLFCPLIFDTGLQKVGSPLSAISKPMLAVDSLSHQGVTSAHTILQDQDAAVEAAQEALAGEVPLGSETMTGLQEIPSLAPSIIDLAREIEHCATARTDRLLEVALQLSGKSRETRQSLVAIAGDWYSLCQQLFCNNPAADLQENMTVFMELQQNLASMVQLAVKSEPMDSGKKDSDSAGHPEAHLQVQGRLEEAETHAKQLLDKVLASDGFQAPRSWEESIEDGCLLWSVAVQDLLQCLERLSGRQGLFLLPLRQAVKDQQGLQEGLAQAADVSQRLQEAARLSSLLCGDEQVKSEISFLCREVHVLTDALLDVAQILASFPKPSPSLSTRFELLCLELTLQAKALTGHLSSINADYERVLQGAFCPRLSVCKDPQTQPEGSLERMVSGIQAVQGIVAGGQESGPCQEDLLMALESILVLTKEVAQRVPVLRECPEDWLQQEWAAKAHHAVAQLQAWKGGHTKAWRLLAQCLKPSDEEDPTQPQLHRGEGAPGAAEASSVDSQGAAPKDTAGSSAGTRTPDPGITGTAADLGTVGITRTVADLGTHQHSGTPGSSPGCPAWPHTEVDLPLPEDGSVNSGNRITQVTQEMAKEVFLMAQSLRRRGCILTKEQLITSARKIATSGQNFARLIRIIAKNCVDQRCSQELLYMVEQIQTMSSQLRIISRVKASLARSKSSEEFLVENAQRLLRAASKTVRAAEAASLRGLRQPSPDPEELEVAAFCMQWRRKLRRHRLQETSDLDCDELGLRKTSTKGPPTLVALVQEAL; from the exons ATGGAGTCTTTCCTCTTGGATGACATCGGCTCCATGATACAGAACAAGGCCATTGAGAGAATCATCTCACCAATGACTGTTCAGCTTTGCCATCTGATCATCTCAGTGGAGAGGAAAGACATGGACAATGAAGTATTTGCCTCTTTGGAGAAGATGGCGGAGGAATTGGCTCAAGCTAGTGAAGACTTTGTGCAAATTGCCCAAAG GCTGGCGGGAGACTCTGAGGAAGTGTGGCTCCAGGAGGAAATGGGGGTTGCGGCGGAGTCTCTGATCCTGTCTTCAAGGAATATCACGCTGGTAGCTCAGAAGCTCCATCTTCAGCCGGAATGTCAGAGCCACCAGGAGGAGCTAGTGACCACAGCTCAGCACATCCTGGTAGACACCACGAAG GTGACAtcgtcatcattattattactattattatctctgaGATTCTCTTTAGTCTTTTGGAGGACctttatttgcaaaatggggGTAAAGCAGCTGCCGTTGCTTTCGCTTCGGCTCCAGAAACGTGTAGgcattttccagcttctcttCCCCCGATTGCCCAAACAGGTCCTGCTGCTAGAAGACGCGGCGACGGCGAGGAAGATGGTGCGAGCGGCGGGCTGGTGCCTGACTTGCCTGGACGCGCTGGAAGCGGCGGGCGACGCGGCCTCGCTGCGCGGCCCCTTCGCCGACCTGGCGGTGGCGCTGCAGAGCCTGGGCGGCCTGACTGCGTGCGGATCCGAGGAGCGCCTGGGCCGGGCCAGTCGCCTGCTGCGGGGCTGCGTCCCTGTGCTGCTTGTGGCCGCCCGCGGCCACCTCCGGCGTCCCCGCGACCCGCGGCTGGCCGCCTCCCGGCGCCACGTCTTCGCTCTGGCCAGGAAGACCTTGGGCGAGCTCCTAGGGCGCCTGGAGCCCGGCGCCGCCCCAACGGCCCGCGCCCCGCACGGCGCGCTCCCTCGGAGCCTGCGGCAGCTGCGGGAGCTGCTGGCGGCGCCCGGACCCGAGCGGCTGCGCGGCGGGCTGGACGCGCCGCTGGCGGCCGTGGTCTGGCACTGCATGCGCCTGGCCGCCTGCTCCCCGCCGCCCGAGCGCCTGCGCCTAGTGGCCCGTTGCCGCCGGCTGCTGGAGCTGCGGAGCGCCGGCGTCCGGCGCCTGGACCCGATTGACGGGCCTCCGGGGACGGGCGGGAACAGCCAGGAGCCGGGGGAGGAGTGCGCAGCGCTGTGGGCCGCGACTGAGGACCTCTCCCAGGGGGTCCGCACCGGGCTGCTGCGCCAGATCCTGGACACGTTCACCGACACGCAAAGCCCTCTTCAAAGGCTGGTCCGGGCCGCCTTGGCCACTCCCTCAGTCTCCTCCCGGTGCGATGGCGAGGCCTTGTCTGAGAGCCTCCAGCTTCTCCTCGCTGCTTTCCACGACCAGGCCAACCGGATGCTCAGAGTGGCTCACTTGGTCTTGGTTTGCTGCCCACGACAGCAAACTGGCGAAGACATGGAGGCCACCATGGCAGGCCTTTGGGGGCTCGTGGTCAGAGTGCGACAGCTTTTCTCACAAGGCCCCCAAGGGTCTGGTCTGGACTGGAGCCCTGCTGCCCTGCAGGCCCTGCTTCGGGAGTGGGCCAGGGCATCTGAAGGCTTATTAGCATGTTTTGATGATGTTCTCGATATTCCTGAGTTCCTGAGTGTGTCCATTCAGGAAATGACCAAGCACTTGGACTTTTTCACATGGGCTTTGAGGTGTGGAGATTCCAGAGAGTTTGCTCCACTTGTGGCATATTTACAGGGTCGAGGGACACACATAGTGCAGGTGATGAGCAGGTATGTGGACCAAGATCGAGATCCTATTTTCCGGAATGGCCTGAGAGTCTTGATCCAGCAGCTGGAGCAATCCTCCCGGGTCCTGGGTGAGGCTGGGGAGCACTGTTCAGGCGGGCACGGCTCTCGGGACACAGATGCGCTATTAACCTTGGCGAAACATGTGATCTCTTCAGCTCAGAGCATCCGAGAGGGGCTGGATGGAACTAACCACCCAGATATCCTCAGTCCCCTTCGGGACCGAGTCCAGAGGTTGGACATGGCTGAGAGACAGCCTTATTTCATTCTCTCCAGCCTCCAGGATTGCACAGCTCCTGCACTGAAACACCAAAGGGAGCCTGGGTTGAGGAAAAGCGACAAGGGCACCTCCTATCCACCTAGGGATCATCTTTTTTGCCCCTTGATTTTTGACACCGGTCTACAGAAGGTGGGCTCTCCACTCTCTGCCATCAGCAAACCCATGCTTGCTGTAGACAGCCTGAGCCACCAGGGAGTGACCTCGGCTCACACCATCCTGCAGGACCAGGATGCAGCTGTGGAGGCAGCTCAGGAGGCCCTGGCTGGAGAGGTACCACTGGGGTCAGAGACGATGACTGGACTCCAAGAAATCCCATCACTAGCACCTTCTATTATTGACCTAGCAAGGGAGATAGAACATTGCGCAACTGCTAGAACTGACAGGCTTCTGGAAGTGGCTCTCCAACTGTCTGGGAAGTCCAGGGAAACCAGGCAAAGTTTGGTAGCCATAGCTGGTGACTGGTATTCTCTGTGTCAACAGCTGTTTTGCAACAACCCAGCAGCTGATCTTCAAGAGAACATGACAGTGTTCATGGAGCTTCAGCAGAACTTAGCCTCAATGGTTCAACTAGCAGTCAAAAGTGAACCCATGGATTCGGGTAAGAAGGATTCTGACTCAGCTGGGCACCCAGAAGCGCATTTACAAGTGCAAGGCAGATTGGAGGAGGCGGAGACCCATGCCAAACAGCTTTTGGACAAAGTTCTGGCCTCTGATGGTTTCCAAGCCCCCAGGTCGTGGGAGGAGAGCATTGAGGATGGGTGCCTTCTATGGTCAGTGGCTGTCCAAGACCTGCTCCAGTGCCTGGAGAGGCTCAGCGGGAGACAAGGCCTGTTCCTACTGCCCCTGCGACAGGCTGTGAAGGACCAGCAGGGGCTGCAGGAAGGGTTGGCTCAGGCAGCAGATGTTTCTCAAAGGCTCCAAGAGGCTGCTAGGCTGTCTTCTCTTCTGTGTGGGGATGAGCAGGTAAAGAGTGAGATCTCCTTTCTGTGCAGGGAGGTTCATGTGCTCACAGATGCTCTGCTGGATGTGGCACAGATCCTGGCCTCCTTCCCCAAACCATCTCCCAGCCTGTCCACCCGCTTTGAACTTCTCTGCTTGGAGCTCACCCTTCAAGCCAAGGCCCTGACTGGCCACCTCAGCAGCATCAATGCAGACTATGAACGTGTCCTCCAAGGTGCCTTCTGCCCAAGGCTCTCTGTCTGCAAAGACCCCCAGACCCAGCCAGAAGGCTCTCTGGAAAGAATGGTGTCTGGTATCCAAGCTGTGCAGGGAATTGTGGCTGGAGGTCAGGAGTCTGGGCCCTGCCAGGAAGACCTTCTCATGGCTCTGGAGAGCATTCTCGTCCTCACCAAGGAGGTAGCCCAGCGGGTCCCTGTGCTCCGAGAATGCCCAGAGGACTGGCTTCAGCAGGAGTGGGCAGCCAAGGCCCACCATGCTGTGGCCCAGCTCCAGGCCTGGAAAGGTGGTCACACCAAGGCTTGGAGACTCCTGGCCCAGTGCTTGAAGCCCAGTGATGAAGAGGACCCCACCCAGCCCCAGCTCCACCGTGGGGAGGGTGCACCAGGAGCCGCTGAAGCCAGCAGTGTAGATTCCCAGGGTGCTGCTCCAAAAGACACCGCAGGGAGCTCAGCGGGGACCCGCACTCCTGATCCAGGCATCACCGGGACAGCCGCAGACCTGGGCACGGTAGGAATCACCAGGACAGTCGCAGACCTGGGCACG CACCAGCATAGCGGCACCCCTGGCAGCTCCCCCGGCTGTCCAGCCTGGCCGCACACTGAGGTGGACCTGCCTCTCCCAGAGGATGGCAGCGTGAACAGTGGGAACAGAATCACCCAGGTTACCCAGGAGATGGCCAAGGAGGTGTTCCTGATGGCACAGAGTCTGAGGAGGAGAGGATGCATCCTG ACCAAAGAACAGCTCATTACCTCTGCCAGGAAAATTGCGACTTCCGGACAAAACTTCGCCAGACTTATCCGCATCATTGCTAAGAACTGTGTAGACCAAAGATGTTCCCAGGAGCTTCTGTACATGGTAGAGCAGATTCAGACAATGAGCAGCCAGCTCCGCATCATCTCCAG